Proteins encoded together in one Struthio camelus isolate bStrCam1 chromosome 19, bStrCam1.hap1, whole genome shotgun sequence window:
- the HS3ST3B1 gene encoding heparan sulfate glucosamine 3-O-sulfotransferase 3B1: MGQRLNRCLDVPGALPPPLLPLRRRLLLLFIMLFLWLYMFYSCAGSCAAALPGLAPRGSPAPPRASPAPPRAAAPRLPALLLRAPPGSPAAAAAPEPAEESSLEEQRAAPDAASPISSFFNGSGTKRLPQAIIIGVKKGGTRALLEFLRVHPDVRAVGAEPHFFDRNYERGLAWYRDLMPRTLEGQITMEKTPSYFVTKEAPARISSMSKGTKLIVVVRDPVTRAISDYTQTLSKKPDIPTFESLTFKNRTTGLIDTSWSAIQIGIYAKHLENWLLYFPIGQILFVSGERLISDPAGELGRVQDFLGLKRIITDKHFYFNKTKGFPCLKKAEGSSKPHCLGKTKGRTHPDIDQEVVQRLRDFYRPFNMKFYQMTGQDFGWD, encoded by the exons ATGGGGCAGCGCCTGAACCGCTGCCTCGATGTGCccggcgcgctcccgccgccgctgctgccgctgaggcggaggctcctgctgctcttcatcATGCTCTTCCTCTGGCTCTACATGTTCTACTCGTGCGCCGGCTCCtgcgccgccgccctgcccggcctggcgccccgcggctcccccgcgccgccccgcgcctcccccgcgccgccccgcgccgccgccccgcgcctccccgcgctgctgctgcgcgccccgccggggagcccggccgccgccgccgcgccggagcCGGCCGAGGAGAGCAGCCTGGAGGAGCAGCGGGCAGCGCCCGACGCcgccagccccatctccagcttCTTCAACGGCTCCGGCACCAAGCGGCTGCCGCAGGCCATCATCATCGGCGTGAAGAAGGGCGGGACGCGGGCGCTGCTGGAGTTCCTGCGGGTGCACCCCGACGTCCGCGCCGTGGGCGCCGAGCCCCACTTCTTCGACCGCAACTACGAGCGGGGCCTCGCCTGGTACAG GGACCTCATGCCCAGGACCCTCGAGGGGCAGATCACCATGGAGAAGACCCCCAGCTACTTTGTCACCAAGGAGGCTCCGGCCCGCATCTCCTCCATGTCCAAGGGCACAAAGCTCATCGTGGTCGTGCGGGACCCCGTGACCAGAGCCATATCGGACTACACCCAGACACTCTCCAAGAAGCCTGATATCCCCACCTTTGAGAGCCTGACCTTCAAAAACAGGACTACGGGCCTGATCGACACCTCGTGGAGCGCTATCCAGATTGGCATCTACGCCAAGCACCTGGAGAACTGGCTCCTGTACTTCCCCATCGGGCAGATCCTCTTTGTCAGCGGGGAGAGGCTGATCAGCGACCCCGCGGGGGAGCTGGGCAGAGTCCAGGACTTTCTGGGCCTCAAGAGGATCATCACGGACAAACACTTCTACTTCAACAAAACCAAGGGTTTCCCGTGCCTGAAGAAGGCGGAAGGCAGCAGCAAACCCCACTGCCTGGGGAAAACGAAAGGCAGGACCCACCCCGACATAGACCAAGAGGTGGTGCAAAGACTGCGGGACTTCTACCGGCCTTTCAACATGAAGTTCTACCAGATGACGGGGCAGGACTTTGGCTGGGACTGA